In Phocoena phocoena chromosome 11, mPhoPho1.1, whole genome shotgun sequence, one DNA window encodes the following:
- the ITGA7 gene encoding integrin alpha-7 isoform X10: protein MAGTPGRDPWGAPGICYLLGSLLAGLLFPGAVAFNLDVMGALRKEGEPGSLFGFSVALHRQLQPGPQSWLLVGAPQALALPGQQANRTGGLFACPLSLEETDCYRVDIDRGADVQKESKENQWLGVSVRSQGPGGKIVTCAHRYEARQRVDQILETRDVIGRCFVLSQDLAVRDELDGGEWKFCEGRPQGHEQFGFCQQGTAAAFSPDSHYLLFGAPGTYNWKGLLFVTNIDSSDPDQLVYKTLDPADRLPGPAGDLALNSYLGFSIDSGKSLVRAEELSFVAGAPRANHKGAVVILRKDSASRLVPEVMLSGERLTSGFGSSLAVADLNNDGWTDLVVGAPYFFERQEELGGAVYVYMNQGGHWAGVSPLRLCGSPDSMFGISLAVLGDLNQDGFPDLAVGAPFDGDGKVFIYHGSSLGLVVKPSQVLEGEAVGIKSFGYSLSGGLDVDGNRYPDLLVGSLADTAVLFRARPVLHVSHEVSILPRSIDLEQPNCASGHSVCMDLRVCFSYVASPSSYSPAVALDYTLDGDTDRRLRGQVPRVTFLSRGPDDPKHQASGTVWLKHQHDRVCGDTMLQLQENVKDKLRAIVVTLSYSLQTPRLRRQAPGQGLPPVAPILNAHQPSTQRTEIHFLKQGCGEDKVCQSHLQLVHARFCARISDTEFQPLPMDADGTTALFALSGQPVIGLELKVTNLPSDPAQPQADGDDAHEAQLLVTLPASLHYSGVRALDPAEKPLCLSNENASHVECELGNPMKRGAQVTFYLILSTSGITIETTELEVELLLATISEQELQPVSARARVFIELPLSITGVAIPQQLFFSGVVRGESAMQSERDVGSKVKYEVTVSNQGQSLNTLGSAFLNIVWPHETANGKWLLYPMRVELEGGQGPGRRGLCSPRPNILHLDVDSRDRRRRELGQPEPREPQERPEPSMSWRPVSSAEKKKNVTLDCTRGTANCVVFSCPLYSFDRAAVLHVWGRLWNSTFLEEYSAVKSLEVIVQASITVKSSIKNLLLRDASTVIPVMVYLDPVAVVAEGVPWWAILLAVLAGLLVLALLVLLMWKMGFFKRARYPEATVPQYHAVKIPREDRQQFKEEKTGTILRNNWGSPRGGGPDAHPILAADGHPEPGSDGHPVPGTA, encoded by the exons ATGGCAGGGACTCCGGGCCGCGATCCATGGGGGGCCCCTGGCATTTGTTACCTTCTTGGCTCCCTGCTTGCCGGACTGCTCTTCCCAGGGGCTGTCGCCTTCAATCTGGACGTGATGGGCGCCCTGCGCAAGGAGGGCGAGCCAGGGAGCCTCTTTGGCTTCTCTGTGGCTCTGCATCGGCAGTTGCAGCCCGGACCCCAAAGCTG GCTGCTGGTGGGCgctccccaggccctggccctgcctgggCAGCAGGCGAATCGCACTGGAGGCCTCTTCGCTTGCCCCCTGAGCCTGGAAGAGACTGACTGCTACAGAGTGGACATCGACCGGGGAG CTGACGTGCAGAAGGAGAGTAAGGAGaaccagtggttgggagtcagtGTTCGGAGCCAGGGACCTGGGGGCAAGATTGTT ACCTGTGCGCACCGATACGAGGCGCGGCAGCGTGTGGACCAGATACTGGAGACGAGAGACGTGATTGGTCGCTGCTTTGTGCTAAGCCAGGATCTGGCCGTCCGCGATGAGCTGGATGGCGGGGAGTGGAAGTTCTGTGAGGGACGCCCCCAGGGCCACGAACAATTTGGGTTCTGCCAGCAGGGCACGGCTGCTGCCTTCTCCCCCGACAGCCACTACCTCCTCTTTGGGGCCCCAGGAACCTATAACTGGAAGG GGTTGCTCTTTGTGACCAACATTGATAGCTCAGACCCTGACCAGCTGGTGTATAAAACCTTGGACCCTGCTGACCGGCTCCCAGGACCAGCCGGAGACTTGGCCCTGAATAGCTACTTAG GTTTCTCCATCGACTCGGGGAAGAGTCTGGTGCGAGCAGAGGAGCTGAGCTTTGTGGCAGGGGCCCCCCGTGCCAACCACAAGGGTGCTGTGGTCATTCTGCGTAAAGACAGCGCCAGTCGCCTGGTGCCTGAAGTTATGCTGTCCGGGGAGCGCCTGACCTCTGGCTTTGGCTCCTCGCTGGCGGTGGCTGATCTTAACAATGACGG cTGGACAGATCTGGTAGTGGGTGCCCCCTACTTCTTTGAGCGCCAAGAAGAACTGGGGGGTGCCGTGTATGTGTACATGAACCAGGGGGGTCACTGGGCTGGGGTCTCCCCTCTCCGGCTCTGCGGCTCTCCTGACTCCATGTTTGGGATCAGTCTGGCTGTCCTGGGGGACCTCAACCAAGATGGCTTCCCAG ACCTTGCTGTAGGGGCTCCCTTCGACGGGGATGGGAAAGTCTTTATCTACCATGGGAGCAGCCTGGGGCTTGTCGTTAAACCTTCCCAG GTGCTGGAGGGCGAGGCTGTGGGCATAAAGAGCTTTGGCTACTCTCTGTCGGGCGGCCTGGATGTGGATGGGAACCGCTACCCGGACCTGCTGGTGGGCTCCCTGGCTGACACTGCCGTGCTCTTCAG ggccaGGCCCGTCCTCCACGTCTCCCACGAGGTCTCTATTCTTCCAAGAAGCATCGACCTAGAACAGCCCAACTGTGCCAGTGGCCACTCGGTCTG CATGGACCTCAGGGTCTGTTTCAGCTACGTTGCATCGCCCAGCAGCTACAGCCCCGCTGTGG CCCTGGATTACACGTTAGATGGGGACACGGACCGGAGGCTCCGGGGTCAGGTGCCCCGTGTGACCTTCCTGAGCCGTGGCCCGGATGACCCCAAGCACCAGGCCTCAGGGACCGTGTGGCTGAAACACCAGCATGACCGAGTCTGTGGAGACACTATGCTTCAGCTTCAG gagaatgtCAAAGACAAGCTTCGGGCCATCGTGGTGACTCTGTCCTATAGTCTCCAGACCCCTCGGCTCCGGCGACAGGCTCCTGGCCAGGGGCTGCCCCCTGTGGCCCCCATCCTCAATGCCCACCAGCCCAGCACCCAGCGGACAGAG ATCCACTTTCTGAAGCAAGGCTGTGGTGAAGACAAGGTGTGTCAGAGCCACCTGCAGCTGGTCCACGCCAGGTTCTGCGCCCGTATCAGCGACACGGAATTTCAGCCTCTGCCCAT GGATGCGGATGGGACGACAGCCCTGTTTGCACTGAGTGGGCAGCCAGTCATCGGCCTGGAGCTGAAGGTCACCAATCTGCCTTCggacccagcccagccccaggctgATGGGGATGACGCCCATGAAGCCCAGCTCCTGGtcaccctccctgcctctctgcaCTATTCAGGAGTCCGGGCCCTGGACCCTGCG GAGAAGCCGCTGTGCCTGTCCAATGAGAACGCCTCCCATGTTGAGTGTGAGCTGGGGAACCCCATGAAGAGAGGTGCCCAG GTCACCTTCTACCTCATCCTTAGCACCTCAGGGATCACCATTGAGACCACAGAGCTGGAGGTAGAGCTGCTGTTGGCCAC GATCAGCGAGCAGGAGCTGCAGCCGGTCTCTGCCCGAGCCCGTGTCTTCATCGAGCTGCCACTGTCCATCACGGG GGTGGCCATTCCCCAGCAGCTCTTCTTCTCCGGCGTGGTGCGGGGCGAGAGCGCCATGCAGTCTGAGCGGGATGTGGGCAGCAAGGTCAAGTATGAGGTTACG GTCTCCAACCAAGGCCAGTCACTCAACACCCTGGGCTCGGCCTTCCTCAACATCGTGTGGCCCCACGAGACCGCCAACGGGAAGTGGCTGCTGTACCCCATGCGGGTGGAGCTGGAGGGCGGGCAGGGGCCGGGGAGGAGGGGACTCTGTTCCCCCAGGCCCAACATCCTCCACCTG GATGTGGACAGCAGGGACAGGAGGCGGCGGGAGCTGGGGCAGCCGGAGCCACGGGAGCCTCAAGAGCGGCCGGAGCCCAGCATGTCCTGGCGGCCAGTGTCCTCTGCTGAGAAGAAGAAAAACGTCACCCTG GACTGCACCCGGGGCACGGCCAACTGCGTGGTGTTCAGCTGCCCTCTCTACAGCTTTGACCGTGCAGCTGTGCTGCATGTCTGGGGCCGCCTCTGGAACAGCACCTTCCTGGAG GAGTACTCGGCTGTGAAGTCCCTGGAAGTGATTGTCCAAGCCAGCATCACCGTGAAGTCCTCCATCAAGAACTTGCTGCTCAGAGATGCCTCCACAGTG ATCCCAGTGATGGTATACCTGGACCCCGTGGCTGTGGTGGCAGAAGGAGTCCCCTGGTGGGCCATCCTTCTGGCTGTACTGGCCGGGCTGCTGGTGCTGGCGCTGCTGGTGCTGCTTATGTGGAAG ATGGGATTCTTCAAGCGAGCGCGGTACCCCGAAGCCACTGTGCCCCAGTACCACGCGGTGAAGATCCCACGGGAAGACCGGCAACAGTTCAAGGAAGAGAAGACGGGCACCATCCTGAGGAACAACTGGGGCAGCCCCCGGGGCGGGGGGCCCGATGCACACCCCATCCTGGCTGCTGATGGGCACCCGGAGCCAGGCTCCGATGGGCACCCTGTGCCGGGCACTGCCTag
- the ITGA7 gene encoding integrin alpha-7 isoform X1 — MAGTPGRDPWGAPGICYLLGSLLAGLLFPGAVAFNLDVMGALRKEGEPGSLFGFSVALHRQLQPGPQSWLLVGAPQALALPGQQANRTGGLFACPLSLEETDCYRVDIDRGADVQKESKENQWLGVSVRSQGPGGKIVTCAHRYEARQRVDQILETRDVIGRCFVLSQDLAVRDELDGGEWKFCEGRPQGHEQFGFCQQGTAAAFSPDSHYLLFGAPGTYNWKGTARVELCVQGSADLAHLDDGPYEAGGEKEQDPRLIPVPANSYFGLLFVTNIDSSDPDQLVYKTLDPADRLPGPAGDLALNSYLGFSIDSGKSLVRAEELSFVAGAPRANHKGAVVILRKDSASRLVPEVMLSGERLTSGFGSSLAVADLNNDGWTDLVVGAPYFFERQEELGGAVYVYMNQGGHWAGVSPLRLCGSPDSMFGISLAVLGDLNQDGFPDLAVGAPFDGDGKVFIYHGSSLGLVVKPSQVLEGEAVGIKSFGYSLSGGLDVDGNRYPDLLVGSLADTAVLFRARPVLHVSHEVSILPRSIDLEQPNCASGHSVCMDLRVCFSYVASPSSYSPAVALDYTLDGDTDRRLRGQVPRVTFLSRGPDDPKHQASGTVWLKHQHDRVCGDTMLQLQENVKDKLRAIVVTLSYSLQTPRLRRQAPGQGLPPVAPILNAHQPSTQRTEIHFLKQGCGEDKVCQSHLQLVHARFCARISDTEFQPLPMDADGTTALFALSGQPVIGLELKVTNLPSDPAQPQADGDDAHEAQLLVTLPASLHYSGVRALDPAEKPLCLSNENASHVECELGNPMKRGAQVTFYLILSTSGITIETTELEVELLLATISEQELQPVSARARVFIELPLSITGVAIPQQLFFSGVVRGESAMQSERDVGSKVKYEVTVSNQGQSLNTLGSAFLNIVWPHETANGKWLLYPMRVELEGGQGPGRRGLCSPRPNILHLDVDSRDRRRRELGQPEPREPQERPEPSMSWRPVSSAEKKKNVTLDCTRGTANCVVFSCPLYSFDRAAVLHVWGRLWNSTFLEEYSAVKSLEVIVQASITVKSSIKNLLLRDASTVIPVMVYLDPVAVVAEGVPWWAILLAVLAGLLVLALLVLLMWKMGFFKRARYPEATVPQYHAVKIPREDRQQFKEEKTGTILRNNWGSPRGGGPDAHPILAADGHPEPGSDGHPVPGTA; from the exons ATGGCAGGGACTCCGGGCCGCGATCCATGGGGGGCCCCTGGCATTTGTTACCTTCTTGGCTCCCTGCTTGCCGGACTGCTCTTCCCAGGGGCTGTCGCCTTCAATCTGGACGTGATGGGCGCCCTGCGCAAGGAGGGCGAGCCAGGGAGCCTCTTTGGCTTCTCTGTGGCTCTGCATCGGCAGTTGCAGCCCGGACCCCAAAGCTG GCTGCTGGTGGGCgctccccaggccctggccctgcctgggCAGCAGGCGAATCGCACTGGAGGCCTCTTCGCTTGCCCCCTGAGCCTGGAAGAGACTGACTGCTACAGAGTGGACATCGACCGGGGAG CTGACGTGCAGAAGGAGAGTAAGGAGaaccagtggttgggagtcagtGTTCGGAGCCAGGGACCTGGGGGCAAGATTGTT ACCTGTGCGCACCGATACGAGGCGCGGCAGCGTGTGGACCAGATACTGGAGACGAGAGACGTGATTGGTCGCTGCTTTGTGCTAAGCCAGGATCTGGCCGTCCGCGATGAGCTGGATGGCGGGGAGTGGAAGTTCTGTGAGGGACGCCCCCAGGGCCACGAACAATTTGGGTTCTGCCAGCAGGGCACGGCTGCTGCCTTCTCCCCCGACAGCCACTACCTCCTCTTTGGGGCCCCAGGAACCTATAACTGGAAGG GCACGGCCAGGGTGGAGCTCTGTGTGCAGGGCTCAGCGGACCTGGCACATCTGGACGACGGGCCCTACGAGGCGGGGGGTGAGAAGGAGCAGGACCCCCGCCTCATCCCCGTCCCTGCCAACAGCTACTTTG GGTTGCTCTTTGTGACCAACATTGATAGCTCAGACCCTGACCAGCTGGTGTATAAAACCTTGGACCCTGCTGACCGGCTCCCAGGACCAGCCGGAGACTTGGCCCTGAATAGCTACTTAG GTTTCTCCATCGACTCGGGGAAGAGTCTGGTGCGAGCAGAGGAGCTGAGCTTTGTGGCAGGGGCCCCCCGTGCCAACCACAAGGGTGCTGTGGTCATTCTGCGTAAAGACAGCGCCAGTCGCCTGGTGCCTGAAGTTATGCTGTCCGGGGAGCGCCTGACCTCTGGCTTTGGCTCCTCGCTGGCGGTGGCTGATCTTAACAATGACGG cTGGACAGATCTGGTAGTGGGTGCCCCCTACTTCTTTGAGCGCCAAGAAGAACTGGGGGGTGCCGTGTATGTGTACATGAACCAGGGGGGTCACTGGGCTGGGGTCTCCCCTCTCCGGCTCTGCGGCTCTCCTGACTCCATGTTTGGGATCAGTCTGGCTGTCCTGGGGGACCTCAACCAAGATGGCTTCCCAG ACCTTGCTGTAGGGGCTCCCTTCGACGGGGATGGGAAAGTCTTTATCTACCATGGGAGCAGCCTGGGGCTTGTCGTTAAACCTTCCCAG GTGCTGGAGGGCGAGGCTGTGGGCATAAAGAGCTTTGGCTACTCTCTGTCGGGCGGCCTGGATGTGGATGGGAACCGCTACCCGGACCTGCTGGTGGGCTCCCTGGCTGACACTGCCGTGCTCTTCAG ggccaGGCCCGTCCTCCACGTCTCCCACGAGGTCTCTATTCTTCCAAGAAGCATCGACCTAGAACAGCCCAACTGTGCCAGTGGCCACTCGGTCTG CATGGACCTCAGGGTCTGTTTCAGCTACGTTGCATCGCCCAGCAGCTACAGCCCCGCTGTGG CCCTGGATTACACGTTAGATGGGGACACGGACCGGAGGCTCCGGGGTCAGGTGCCCCGTGTGACCTTCCTGAGCCGTGGCCCGGATGACCCCAAGCACCAGGCCTCAGGGACCGTGTGGCTGAAACACCAGCATGACCGAGTCTGTGGAGACACTATGCTTCAGCTTCAG gagaatgtCAAAGACAAGCTTCGGGCCATCGTGGTGACTCTGTCCTATAGTCTCCAGACCCCTCGGCTCCGGCGACAGGCTCCTGGCCAGGGGCTGCCCCCTGTGGCCCCCATCCTCAATGCCCACCAGCCCAGCACCCAGCGGACAGAG ATCCACTTTCTGAAGCAAGGCTGTGGTGAAGACAAGGTGTGTCAGAGCCACCTGCAGCTGGTCCACGCCAGGTTCTGCGCCCGTATCAGCGACACGGAATTTCAGCCTCTGCCCAT GGATGCGGATGGGACGACAGCCCTGTTTGCACTGAGTGGGCAGCCAGTCATCGGCCTGGAGCTGAAGGTCACCAATCTGCCTTCggacccagcccagccccaggctgATGGGGATGACGCCCATGAAGCCCAGCTCCTGGtcaccctccctgcctctctgcaCTATTCAGGAGTCCGGGCCCTGGACCCTGCG GAGAAGCCGCTGTGCCTGTCCAATGAGAACGCCTCCCATGTTGAGTGTGAGCTGGGGAACCCCATGAAGAGAGGTGCCCAG GTCACCTTCTACCTCATCCTTAGCACCTCAGGGATCACCATTGAGACCACAGAGCTGGAGGTAGAGCTGCTGTTGGCCAC GATCAGCGAGCAGGAGCTGCAGCCGGTCTCTGCCCGAGCCCGTGTCTTCATCGAGCTGCCACTGTCCATCACGGG GGTGGCCATTCCCCAGCAGCTCTTCTTCTCCGGCGTGGTGCGGGGCGAGAGCGCCATGCAGTCTGAGCGGGATGTGGGCAGCAAGGTCAAGTATGAGGTTACG GTCTCCAACCAAGGCCAGTCACTCAACACCCTGGGCTCGGCCTTCCTCAACATCGTGTGGCCCCACGAGACCGCCAACGGGAAGTGGCTGCTGTACCCCATGCGGGTGGAGCTGGAGGGCGGGCAGGGGCCGGGGAGGAGGGGACTCTGTTCCCCCAGGCCCAACATCCTCCACCTG GATGTGGACAGCAGGGACAGGAGGCGGCGGGAGCTGGGGCAGCCGGAGCCACGGGAGCCTCAAGAGCGGCCGGAGCCCAGCATGTCCTGGCGGCCAGTGTCCTCTGCTGAGAAGAAGAAAAACGTCACCCTG GACTGCACCCGGGGCACGGCCAACTGCGTGGTGTTCAGCTGCCCTCTCTACAGCTTTGACCGTGCAGCTGTGCTGCATGTCTGGGGCCGCCTCTGGAACAGCACCTTCCTGGAG GAGTACTCGGCTGTGAAGTCCCTGGAAGTGATTGTCCAAGCCAGCATCACCGTGAAGTCCTCCATCAAGAACTTGCTGCTCAGAGATGCCTCCACAGTG ATCCCAGTGATGGTATACCTGGACCCCGTGGCTGTGGTGGCAGAAGGAGTCCCCTGGTGGGCCATCCTTCTGGCTGTACTGGCCGGGCTGCTGGTGCTGGCGCTGCTGGTGCTGCTTATGTGGAAG ATGGGATTCTTCAAGCGAGCGCGGTACCCCGAAGCCACTGTGCCCCAGTACCACGCGGTGAAGATCCCACGGGAAGACCGGCAACAGTTCAAGGAAGAGAAGACGGGCACCATCCTGAGGAACAACTGGGGCAGCCCCCGGGGCGGGGGGCCCGATGCACACCCCATCCTGGCTGCTGATGGGCACCCGGAGCCAGGCTCCGATGGGCACCCTGTGCCGGGCACTGCCTag
- the ITGA7 gene encoding integrin alpha-7 isoform X2: protein MAGTPGRDPWGAPGICYLLGSLLAGLLFPGAVAFNLDVMGALRKEGEPGSLFGFSVALHRQLQPGPQSWLLVGAPQALALPGQQANRTGGLFACPLSLEETDCYRVDIDRGADVQKESKENQWLGVSVRSQGPGGKIVTCAHRYEARQRVDQILETRDVIGRCFVLSQDLAVRDELDGGEWKFCEGRPQGHEQFGFCQQGTAAAFSPDSHYLLFGAPGTYNWKGTARVELCVQGSADLAHLDDGPYEAGGEKEQDPRLIPVPANSYFGFSIDSGKSLVRAEELSFVAGAPRANHKGAVVILRKDSASRLVPEVMLSGERLTSGFGSSLAVADLNNDGWTDLVVGAPYFFERQEELGGAVYVYMNQGGHWAGVSPLRLCGSPDSMFGISLAVLGDLNQDGFPDLAVGAPFDGDGKVFIYHGSSLGLVVKPSQVLEGEAVGIKSFGYSLSGGLDVDGNRYPDLLVGSLADTAVLFRARPVLHVSHEVSILPRSIDLEQPNCASGHSVCMDLRVCFSYVASPSSYSPAVALDYTLDGDTDRRLRGQVPRVTFLSRGPDDPKHQASGTVWLKHQHDRVCGDTMLQLQENVKDKLRAIVVTLSYSLQTPRLRRQAPGQGLPPVAPILNAHQPSTQRTEIHFLKQGCGEDKVCQSHLQLVHARFCARISDTEFQPLPMDADGTTALFALSGQPVIGLELKVTNLPSDPAQPQADGDDAHEAQLLVTLPASLHYSGVRALDPAEKPLCLSNENASHVECELGNPMKRGAQVTFYLILSTSGITIETTELEVELLLATISEQELQPVSARARVFIELPLSITGVAIPQQLFFSGVVRGESAMQSERDVGSKVKYEVTVSNQGQSLNTLGSAFLNIVWPHETANGKWLLYPMRVELEGGQGPGRRGLCSPRPNILHLDVDSRDRRRRELGQPEPREPQERPEPSMSWRPVSSAEKKKNVTLDCTRGTANCVVFSCPLYSFDRAAVLHVWGRLWNSTFLEEYSAVKSLEVIVQASITVKSSIKNLLLRDASTVIPVMVYLDPVAVVAEGVPWWAILLAVLAGLLVLALLVLLMWKMGFFKRARYPEATVPQYHAVKIPREDRQQFKEEKTGTILRNNWGSPRGGGPDAHPILAADGHPEPGSDGHPVPGTA, encoded by the exons ATGGCAGGGACTCCGGGCCGCGATCCATGGGGGGCCCCTGGCATTTGTTACCTTCTTGGCTCCCTGCTTGCCGGACTGCTCTTCCCAGGGGCTGTCGCCTTCAATCTGGACGTGATGGGCGCCCTGCGCAAGGAGGGCGAGCCAGGGAGCCTCTTTGGCTTCTCTGTGGCTCTGCATCGGCAGTTGCAGCCCGGACCCCAAAGCTG GCTGCTGGTGGGCgctccccaggccctggccctgcctgggCAGCAGGCGAATCGCACTGGAGGCCTCTTCGCTTGCCCCCTGAGCCTGGAAGAGACTGACTGCTACAGAGTGGACATCGACCGGGGAG CTGACGTGCAGAAGGAGAGTAAGGAGaaccagtggttgggagtcagtGTTCGGAGCCAGGGACCTGGGGGCAAGATTGTT ACCTGTGCGCACCGATACGAGGCGCGGCAGCGTGTGGACCAGATACTGGAGACGAGAGACGTGATTGGTCGCTGCTTTGTGCTAAGCCAGGATCTGGCCGTCCGCGATGAGCTGGATGGCGGGGAGTGGAAGTTCTGTGAGGGACGCCCCCAGGGCCACGAACAATTTGGGTTCTGCCAGCAGGGCACGGCTGCTGCCTTCTCCCCCGACAGCCACTACCTCCTCTTTGGGGCCCCAGGAACCTATAACTGGAAGG GCACGGCCAGGGTGGAGCTCTGTGTGCAGGGCTCAGCGGACCTGGCACATCTGGACGACGGGCCCTACGAGGCGGGGGGTGAGAAGGAGCAGGACCCCCGCCTCATCCCCGTCCCTGCCAACAGCTACTTTG GTTTCTCCATCGACTCGGGGAAGAGTCTGGTGCGAGCAGAGGAGCTGAGCTTTGTGGCAGGGGCCCCCCGTGCCAACCACAAGGGTGCTGTGGTCATTCTGCGTAAAGACAGCGCCAGTCGCCTGGTGCCTGAAGTTATGCTGTCCGGGGAGCGCCTGACCTCTGGCTTTGGCTCCTCGCTGGCGGTGGCTGATCTTAACAATGACGG cTGGACAGATCTGGTAGTGGGTGCCCCCTACTTCTTTGAGCGCCAAGAAGAACTGGGGGGTGCCGTGTATGTGTACATGAACCAGGGGGGTCACTGGGCTGGGGTCTCCCCTCTCCGGCTCTGCGGCTCTCCTGACTCCATGTTTGGGATCAGTCTGGCTGTCCTGGGGGACCTCAACCAAGATGGCTTCCCAG ACCTTGCTGTAGGGGCTCCCTTCGACGGGGATGGGAAAGTCTTTATCTACCATGGGAGCAGCCTGGGGCTTGTCGTTAAACCTTCCCAG GTGCTGGAGGGCGAGGCTGTGGGCATAAAGAGCTTTGGCTACTCTCTGTCGGGCGGCCTGGATGTGGATGGGAACCGCTACCCGGACCTGCTGGTGGGCTCCCTGGCTGACACTGCCGTGCTCTTCAG ggccaGGCCCGTCCTCCACGTCTCCCACGAGGTCTCTATTCTTCCAAGAAGCATCGACCTAGAACAGCCCAACTGTGCCAGTGGCCACTCGGTCTG CATGGACCTCAGGGTCTGTTTCAGCTACGTTGCATCGCCCAGCAGCTACAGCCCCGCTGTGG CCCTGGATTACACGTTAGATGGGGACACGGACCGGAGGCTCCGGGGTCAGGTGCCCCGTGTGACCTTCCTGAGCCGTGGCCCGGATGACCCCAAGCACCAGGCCTCAGGGACCGTGTGGCTGAAACACCAGCATGACCGAGTCTGTGGAGACACTATGCTTCAGCTTCAG gagaatgtCAAAGACAAGCTTCGGGCCATCGTGGTGACTCTGTCCTATAGTCTCCAGACCCCTCGGCTCCGGCGACAGGCTCCTGGCCAGGGGCTGCCCCCTGTGGCCCCCATCCTCAATGCCCACCAGCCCAGCACCCAGCGGACAGAG ATCCACTTTCTGAAGCAAGGCTGTGGTGAAGACAAGGTGTGTCAGAGCCACCTGCAGCTGGTCCACGCCAGGTTCTGCGCCCGTATCAGCGACACGGAATTTCAGCCTCTGCCCAT GGATGCGGATGGGACGACAGCCCTGTTTGCACTGAGTGGGCAGCCAGTCATCGGCCTGGAGCTGAAGGTCACCAATCTGCCTTCggacccagcccagccccaggctgATGGGGATGACGCCCATGAAGCCCAGCTCCTGGtcaccctccctgcctctctgcaCTATTCAGGAGTCCGGGCCCTGGACCCTGCG GAGAAGCCGCTGTGCCTGTCCAATGAGAACGCCTCCCATGTTGAGTGTGAGCTGGGGAACCCCATGAAGAGAGGTGCCCAG GTCACCTTCTACCTCATCCTTAGCACCTCAGGGATCACCATTGAGACCACAGAGCTGGAGGTAGAGCTGCTGTTGGCCAC GATCAGCGAGCAGGAGCTGCAGCCGGTCTCTGCCCGAGCCCGTGTCTTCATCGAGCTGCCACTGTCCATCACGGG GGTGGCCATTCCCCAGCAGCTCTTCTTCTCCGGCGTGGTGCGGGGCGAGAGCGCCATGCAGTCTGAGCGGGATGTGGGCAGCAAGGTCAAGTATGAGGTTACG GTCTCCAACCAAGGCCAGTCACTCAACACCCTGGGCTCGGCCTTCCTCAACATCGTGTGGCCCCACGAGACCGCCAACGGGAAGTGGCTGCTGTACCCCATGCGGGTGGAGCTGGAGGGCGGGCAGGGGCCGGGGAGGAGGGGACTCTGTTCCCCCAGGCCCAACATCCTCCACCTG GATGTGGACAGCAGGGACAGGAGGCGGCGGGAGCTGGGGCAGCCGGAGCCACGGGAGCCTCAAGAGCGGCCGGAGCCCAGCATGTCCTGGCGGCCAGTGTCCTCTGCTGAGAAGAAGAAAAACGTCACCCTG GACTGCACCCGGGGCACGGCCAACTGCGTGGTGTTCAGCTGCCCTCTCTACAGCTTTGACCGTGCAGCTGTGCTGCATGTCTGGGGCCGCCTCTGGAACAGCACCTTCCTGGAG GAGTACTCGGCTGTGAAGTCCCTGGAAGTGATTGTCCAAGCCAGCATCACCGTGAAGTCCTCCATCAAGAACTTGCTGCTCAGAGATGCCTCCACAGTG ATCCCAGTGATGGTATACCTGGACCCCGTGGCTGTGGTGGCAGAAGGAGTCCCCTGGTGGGCCATCCTTCTGGCTGTACTGGCCGGGCTGCTGGTGCTGGCGCTGCTGGTGCTGCTTATGTGGAAG ATGGGATTCTTCAAGCGAGCGCGGTACCCCGAAGCCACTGTGCCCCAGTACCACGCGGTGAAGATCCCACGGGAAGACCGGCAACAGTTCAAGGAAGAGAAGACGGGCACCATCCTGAGGAACAACTGGGGCAGCCCCCGGGGCGGGGGGCCCGATGCACACCCCATCCTGGCTGCTGATGGGCACCCGGAGCCAGGCTCCGATGGGCACCCTGTGCCGGGCACTGCCTag